A genome region from Pristis pectinata isolate sPriPec2 chromosome 4, sPriPec2.1.pri, whole genome shotgun sequence includes the following:
- the LOC127569692 gene encoding potassium voltage-gated channel subfamily E member 2-like, producing MDTVEGIMSDQSNITLLFEKFFIQYYKDYLAQQKQSAALNKTLQEENFEFAYLYILVIFGIFTTIIISMLASTVRSRRQEHQNDPYHTYIANDSRKARKEKRLSSDIPKFYINQNVARALQNLSDQDDTVTLHYK from the coding sequence ATGGACACAGTTGAAGGAATCATGTCTGATCAGTCAAACATAACCCTCTTATTTGAGAAGTTTTTCATACAGTATTACAAGGACTATCTGGCTCAACAAAAGCAGTCAGCAGCCCTGAATAAAACCCTTCAGGAGGAAAATTTTGAATTTGCTTACTTATACATACTGGTAATATTTGGCATCTTCACAACCATTATTATTTCCATGCTGGCCAGCACAGTGAGATCAAGGAGGCAAGAACACCAGAATGATCCATACCACACCTACATCGCTAACGATTCAAGGAAagcaaggaaggaaaagaggTTGAGCTCAGATATTCCAAAATTCTACATCAATCAAAATGTGGCCAGGGCACTTCAGAACCTGTCTGATCAAGATGATACCGTCACTCTCCATTATAAATGA